Proteins co-encoded in one Yamadazyma tenuis chromosome 1, complete sequence genomic window:
- a CDS encoding uncharacterized protein (EggNog:ENOG503NUT6; COG:G) has translation MTTGEGEINASNSMMALLLNPQFDLSRTYFLLNGIGGGEPSRVTTGSVTFAKYAIQVGLMYQIDSRELPVAYKDWPSGYFSYGAKDPFTYPDAVYGTEIYELNEHLRDRAIRAAKKNEASLQSGTPQNILLRNMYDGPGGEPPTVMACDVTTSDNYFFGHRMSDFFMDYTSMVTNNTAYYCSSAQEENGTLESLLRMAKSHRVSFDRIIVMRSISNFVKPPPSVDDSVDFFNNFNKGGFQLALDNLFLGGYPVVEDIVENWDEVYAEGVKCSNYVGDIFGSLGGTPNFGKHNYTIH, from the coding sequence ATGACCACGGGAGAAGGCGAAATTAATGCCTCCAACTCAATGATGGCACTTCTCCTTAATCCTCAGTTCGACTTATCAAGGACATACTTCCTTCTCAATGGTATCGGTGGCGGGGAACCACTGAGAGTAACCACTGGTTCGGTAACATTTGCCAAATATGCTATTCAAGTGGGACTTATGTACCAAATAGATTCCAGAGAATTACCGGTTGCGTACAAAGATTGGCCATCTGGCTATTTTAGTTATGGTGCCAAGGACCCTTTCACCTACCCAGATGCCGTTTATGGTACGGAAATTTATGAACTCAATGAACACTTGAGAGATAGGGCAATTAGAGCAGCAAAGAAGAATGAGGCTTCGTTACAATCAGGAACTCCTCAGAACATCTTGTTAAGAAACATGTATGATGGTCCTGGGGGAGAACCCCCAACTGTGATGGCTTGTGATGTTACCACTCTGGACAACTATTTTTTCGGACATAGAATGAGCGACTTCTTCATGGACTATACTCTGATggtcaccaacaacacaGCATACTACTGTTCTTCTGCTCAGGAAGAGAATGGGACTTTGGAGTCGTTGTTGCGTATGGCAAAGCTGCACAGAGTGTCCTTTGATCGGATAATTGTAATGAGAAGCATTTCCAATTTTGTGAAACCTCCACCATCGGTTGACGATTCTGTGgattttttcaataatttcAACAAGGGAGGATTCCAGTTGGCATTAGATAACTTATTCTTGGGAGGATACcctgttgttgaagatataGTGGAGAATTGGGATGAGGTTTACGCTGAAGGAGTTAAATGTCTGAATTATGTGGGAGACATCTTCGGCAGCCTTGGAGGAACCCCCAATTTTGGCAAACACAACTACACTATCCATTAG